The Erigeron canadensis isolate Cc75 chromosome 1, C_canadensis_v1, whole genome shotgun sequence genome segment GGTTACATATATCATGAATTAATTAATCATGATAACAAAGAAGCATAACGACGCATCTCTTGATAATGTAAAGCCTTGCTTTTTGTTCTTTTAGGACTCCTCCAAGTCCTTTGCTTGTCATTCTTCTCTTGGAGCttcccatcatcatcatcttcatttttattatttgttggaACCGAAATGTAACAGATAATAAAACTTGAACCTGACAACCGGATCTTTGAAAAATGTTGGAGAAAAGAGTGTTTTAAACTCTGTTGTTGTTCTGCAAAAGAAGTAGTTGTGTTGGAATATTATGGTAGAACATGATGGATgggtttgtttatataggggGTTGGCCAACTAGGAATATTTTAAacgtataatataatatacatgtagttacacatatatatatattatatatatatatattgggggTGTACAAGTCATCTTCTAAGAGGGTGGGTGTAAGTATCAACGTACTACAGACATAGTGGGTCGGGTATCACCTTAATACGGTAACATCAATTCATATTTTATGACTTCTTCCATTTTGTTCTACATGGGcttatgattatttatttgcGTTGTGATATACGGATCGAGTATGTAAGTATTCTAGTTTAGTGATTGTAATGTGTACATATATGTTTTGAACTATATATATTGCAACCATTAATTAAGGCCCTTAGAAGAACCAAGTCCCGTAGTGTACAAAATAAGGAATACTCCGTAACTCCaagtatataattttattgGCTTGGTTGCTGCTTCTTTTATGGCTAATTGGTTTACAATGGTATATGTATAATCATATTAATTTTAACTGTACAAATTAAATTAGATGTTTGATTATTATGGATAGAGTATTTGCATTTTGT includes the following:
- the LOC122604266 gene encoding small polypeptide DEVIL 4-like, which codes for MKMMMMGSSKRRMTSKGLGGVLKEQKARLYIIKRCVVMLLCYHD